Proteins from a single region of Thunnus maccoyii chromosome 23, fThuMac1.1, whole genome shotgun sequence:
- the LOC121890540 gene encoding thioredoxin reductase 1, cytoplasmic-like isoform X2 → MDPQTVSSLGPYDYDLLVIGGGSGGLAVAKEAAALRKKVLILDLEAPSLRGTKRELGGSSLNLNSIRKFLQQASLLGKAIQDSQKYGWRFKEEGDLDMCHSWSELVEAVQEQVKSRSLELKRELESCGVFYLNAGGEIVAPHTVQVTDMNGRKRRLTAETLVIATGDRPQYLGVPGDRQYCLTSEDLLSLPHSPGRTLVVGGSAEGLECAGFLSGLGLPVTVMLQPDLLPGFDQKMAQKIENHMLVAGVEFLYHCSLAKVEQAETCSKDILSVTPQQLSREMRLRVTIVCREGQTKQEDFDTVLLSVGRKACTSNIGLECVGVQCSQDSGRILVNERDQTSVDHIYAIGSVQHGRPTTTGLSVHAGTLLAHRLYAGDNILCDYTNVPTVVLTPVEYAACGLSEEKANLTFGEATIEVYHSYYWPLEWTLPARNKNSCYVKVICHIPDHERVVGLHVMGPNAGDILQGFVAAMKCGLTKRQLDATVGLQPGSAQVFTSLTQTQRMSEALMLRGNC, encoded by the exons ATGGACCCTCAGACTGTGTCGTCTTTGGGGCCATATGACTACGACCTGCTGGTTATTGGAGGAGGTTCAGGAGGGCTGGCTGTGGCAAAG GAAGCTGCGGCGCTGAGGAAAAAGGTGCTGATCCTTGACCTTGAGGCTCCATCTCTAAGAGGCACCAAGAGGG aACTGGGAGGTTCCAGTCTCAACTTGAACAGTATCAGGAAGTTTCTTCAACAGGCATCACTACTGGGAAAAGCTATTCAAGACTCTCAGAAATATGGCTGGAGGTTCAAAGAGGAGGGTGATTTAGACA TGTGCCACAGCTGGAGTGAACTGGTGGAGGCTGTGCAGGAGCAGGTGAAGTCTCGCAGTTTAGAGCTgaagagagagctggagagctGTGGAGTCTTTTACCTCAATGCTGGTGGAGAGATAGTGGCGCCCCACACAGTGCAG GTGACAGACATGAATGGGAGGAAGAGGCGTCTGACAGCAGAGACCCTCGTCATCGCTACAGGAGACAGACCTCAGTATCTGGGCGTACCTGGAGACAGACAGTACTGCCTAACCAG TGAGGATCTGCTGTCCCTGCCTCACTCTCCAGGTCGGACCCTGGTGGTAGGCGGGTCTGCAGAGGGGTTAGAGTGCGCCGGCTTCCTGTCTGGCCTCGGACTGCCGGTCACCGTCATGCTGCAACCAGACCTCCTCCCGGGGTTTGATCAGAAAATGGCACAGAAGATAGAAAACCACATGCTAGTTGCTGGAGTGGAATTCCTTTATCACTGTTCACTCGCCAAG gtGGAGCAAGCTGAAACTTGCAGTAAGGATATCCTTTCAG TGACACCACAGCAGTTGTCCAGGGAAATGAGACTCAGAGTGACCATTGTCTGCAGGGAGGGCCAAACTAAACAGGAAGACTttgataca GTTCTGCTCTCTGTTGGGAGGAAGGCCTGCACCAGCAACATCGGCCTGGAGTGTGTTGGGGTGCAGTGCAGCCAGGA cagtggCAGGATCCTGGTGAATGAGAGGGATCAGACCAGTGTAGATCATATTTATGCCATTGGATCGGTGCAGCATGGTCGACCCACCACCACAGGCCTCTCAGTGCATGCTGGGACGCTGCTGGCCCATCGCCTCTATGCAGGAGACAACATCTTG TGTGATTACACCAATGTGCCCACTGTTGTGCTCACGCCGGTAGAATATGCTGCCTGTGGTCTGTCTGAGGAGAAAGCCAATCTAACATTTGGAGAAGCCACTATAGAG GTGTATCACAGCTACTACTGGCCACTGGAGTGGACTCTTCCTGCCAGGAATAAAAACTCCTGCTATGTTAAAGTCATCTGTCACATCCCTGACCAT GAGCGTGTGGTTGGTCTCCATGTCATGGGCCCCAATGCTGGAGATATCCTTCAAGGCTTTGTTGCAGCAATGAAATGTGGTCTTACCAAACGACAGCTGGATGCCACTGTGGGCCTCCAACCCGGGTCAGCCCAG
- the LOC121890540 gene encoding thioredoxin reductase 1, cytoplasmic-like isoform X1, with the protein MDPQTVSSLGPYDYDLLVIGGGSGGLAVAKEAAALRKKVLILDLEAPSLRGTKRELGGSSLNLNSIRKFLQQASLLGKAIQDSQKYGWRFKEEGDLDMCHSWSELVEAVQEQVKSRSLELKRELESCGVFYLNAGGEIVAPHTVQVTDMNGRKRRLTAETLVIATGDRPQYLGVPGDRQYCLTSEDLLSLPHSPGRTLVVGGSAEGLECAGFLSGLGLPVTVMLQPDLLPGFDQKMAQKIENHMLVAGVEFLYHCSLAKVEQAETCSKDILSGVSAVTPQQLSREMRLRVTIVCREGQTKQEDFDTVLLSVGRKACTSNIGLECVGVQCSQDSGRILVNERDQTSVDHIYAIGSVQHGRPTTTGLSVHAGTLLAHRLYAGDNILCDYTNVPTVVLTPVEYAACGLSEEKANLTFGEATIEVYHSYYWPLEWTLPARNKNSCYVKVICHIPDHERVVGLHVMGPNAGDILQGFVAAMKCGLTKRQLDATVGLQPGSAQVFTSLTQTQRMSEALMLRGNC; encoded by the exons ATGGACCCTCAGACTGTGTCGTCTTTGGGGCCATATGACTACGACCTGCTGGTTATTGGAGGAGGTTCAGGAGGGCTGGCTGTGGCAAAG GAAGCTGCGGCGCTGAGGAAAAAGGTGCTGATCCTTGACCTTGAGGCTCCATCTCTAAGAGGCACCAAGAGGG aACTGGGAGGTTCCAGTCTCAACTTGAACAGTATCAGGAAGTTTCTTCAACAGGCATCACTACTGGGAAAAGCTATTCAAGACTCTCAGAAATATGGCTGGAGGTTCAAAGAGGAGGGTGATTTAGACA TGTGCCACAGCTGGAGTGAACTGGTGGAGGCTGTGCAGGAGCAGGTGAAGTCTCGCAGTTTAGAGCTgaagagagagctggagagctGTGGAGTCTTTTACCTCAATGCTGGTGGAGAGATAGTGGCGCCCCACACAGTGCAG GTGACAGACATGAATGGGAGGAAGAGGCGTCTGACAGCAGAGACCCTCGTCATCGCTACAGGAGACAGACCTCAGTATCTGGGCGTACCTGGAGACAGACAGTACTGCCTAACCAG TGAGGATCTGCTGTCCCTGCCTCACTCTCCAGGTCGGACCCTGGTGGTAGGCGGGTCTGCAGAGGGGTTAGAGTGCGCCGGCTTCCTGTCTGGCCTCGGACTGCCGGTCACCGTCATGCTGCAACCAGACCTCCTCCCGGGGTTTGATCAGAAAATGGCACAGAAGATAGAAAACCACATGCTAGTTGCTGGAGTGGAATTCCTTTATCACTGTTCACTCGCCAAG gtGGAGCAAGCTGAAACTTGCAGTAAGGATATCCTTTCAG GTGTTTCTGCAGTGACACCACAGCAGTTGTCCAGGGAAATGAGACTCAGAGTGACCATTGTCTGCAGGGAGGGCCAAACTAAACAGGAAGACTttgataca GTTCTGCTCTCTGTTGGGAGGAAGGCCTGCACCAGCAACATCGGCCTGGAGTGTGTTGGGGTGCAGTGCAGCCAGGA cagtggCAGGATCCTGGTGAATGAGAGGGATCAGACCAGTGTAGATCATATTTATGCCATTGGATCGGTGCAGCATGGTCGACCCACCACCACAGGCCTCTCAGTGCATGCTGGGACGCTGCTGGCCCATCGCCTCTATGCAGGAGACAACATCTTG TGTGATTACACCAATGTGCCCACTGTTGTGCTCACGCCGGTAGAATATGCTGCCTGTGGTCTGTCTGAGGAGAAAGCCAATCTAACATTTGGAGAAGCCACTATAGAG GTGTATCACAGCTACTACTGGCCACTGGAGTGGACTCTTCCTGCCAGGAATAAAAACTCCTGCTATGTTAAAGTCATCTGTCACATCCCTGACCAT GAGCGTGTGGTTGGTCTCCATGTCATGGGCCCCAATGCTGGAGATATCCTTCAAGGCTTTGTTGCAGCAATGAAATGTGGTCTTACCAAACGACAGCTGGATGCCACTGTGGGCCTCCAACCCGGGTCAGCCCAG
- the LOC121890540 gene encoding thioredoxin reductase 1, cytoplasmic-like isoform X3, giving the protein MKKAGKIIKNPIHPSYRLYCHHQEAAALRKKVLILDLEAPSLRGTKRELGGSSLNLNSIRKFLQQASLLGKAIQDSQKYGWRFKEEGDLDMCHSWSELVEAVQEQVKSRSLELKRELESCGVFYLNAGGEIVAPHTVQVTDMNGRKRRLTAETLVIATGDRPQYLGVPGDRQYCLTSEDLLSLPHSPGRTLVVGGSAEGLECAGFLSGLGLPVTVMLQPDLLPGFDQKMAQKIENHMLVAGVEFLYHCSLAKVEQAETCSKDILSGVSAVTPQQLSREMRLRVTIVCREGQTKQEDFDTVLLSVGRKACTSNIGLECVGVQCSQDSGRILVNERDQTSVDHIYAIGSVQHGRPTTTGLSVHAGTLLAHRLYAGDNILCDYTNVPTVVLTPVEYAACGLSEEKANLTFGEATIEVYHSYYWPLEWTLPARNKNSCYVKVICHIPDHERVVGLHVMGPNAGDILQGFVAAMKCGLTKRQLDATVGLQPGSAQVFTSLTQTQRMSEALMLRGNC; this is encoded by the exons ATGAAGAAAGCTGGGAAAATCATCAAGAACCCCATCCACCCCAGTTACAGACTTTACTGCCACCATCAG GAAGCTGCGGCGCTGAGGAAAAAGGTGCTGATCCTTGACCTTGAGGCTCCATCTCTAAGAGGCACCAAGAGGG aACTGGGAGGTTCCAGTCTCAACTTGAACAGTATCAGGAAGTTTCTTCAACAGGCATCACTACTGGGAAAAGCTATTCAAGACTCTCAGAAATATGGCTGGAGGTTCAAAGAGGAGGGTGATTTAGACA TGTGCCACAGCTGGAGTGAACTGGTGGAGGCTGTGCAGGAGCAGGTGAAGTCTCGCAGTTTAGAGCTgaagagagagctggagagctGTGGAGTCTTTTACCTCAATGCTGGTGGAGAGATAGTGGCGCCCCACACAGTGCAG GTGACAGACATGAATGGGAGGAAGAGGCGTCTGACAGCAGAGACCCTCGTCATCGCTACAGGAGACAGACCTCAGTATCTGGGCGTACCTGGAGACAGACAGTACTGCCTAACCAG TGAGGATCTGCTGTCCCTGCCTCACTCTCCAGGTCGGACCCTGGTGGTAGGCGGGTCTGCAGAGGGGTTAGAGTGCGCCGGCTTCCTGTCTGGCCTCGGACTGCCGGTCACCGTCATGCTGCAACCAGACCTCCTCCCGGGGTTTGATCAGAAAATGGCACAGAAGATAGAAAACCACATGCTAGTTGCTGGAGTGGAATTCCTTTATCACTGTTCACTCGCCAAG gtGGAGCAAGCTGAAACTTGCAGTAAGGATATCCTTTCAG GTGTTTCTGCAGTGACACCACAGCAGTTGTCCAGGGAAATGAGACTCAGAGTGACCATTGTCTGCAGGGAGGGCCAAACTAAACAGGAAGACTttgataca GTTCTGCTCTCTGTTGGGAGGAAGGCCTGCACCAGCAACATCGGCCTGGAGTGTGTTGGGGTGCAGTGCAGCCAGGA cagtggCAGGATCCTGGTGAATGAGAGGGATCAGACCAGTGTAGATCATATTTATGCCATTGGATCGGTGCAGCATGGTCGACCCACCACCACAGGCCTCTCAGTGCATGCTGGGACGCTGCTGGCCCATCGCCTCTATGCAGGAGACAACATCTTG TGTGATTACACCAATGTGCCCACTGTTGTGCTCACGCCGGTAGAATATGCTGCCTGTGGTCTGTCTGAGGAGAAAGCCAATCTAACATTTGGAGAAGCCACTATAGAG GTGTATCACAGCTACTACTGGCCACTGGAGTGGACTCTTCCTGCCAGGAATAAAAACTCCTGCTATGTTAAAGTCATCTGTCACATCCCTGACCAT GAGCGTGTGGTTGGTCTCCATGTCATGGGCCCCAATGCTGGAGATATCCTTCAAGGCTTTGTTGCAGCAATGAAATGTGGTCTTACCAAACGACAGCTGGATGCCACTGTGGGCCTCCAACCCGGGTCAGCCCAG
- the nfyba gene encoding nuclear transcription factor Y, beta a: MDGDSSTTDASQLGITGEYMASGHYVLQSQDDDADDSMNDHEEGGVKENYREQDIYLPIANVARIMKNAVPQTGKIAKDAKECVQECVSEFISFITSEASERCHQEKRKTINGEDILFAMSTLGFDMYVEPLKLYLQKFREAMKGEKGMPGVSVGEGLGEELTDDSFTNPLPAGIITADGQQQNVMVYTTSYQQIPTVQQIQFS; the protein is encoded by the exons atgGACGGAGACAGTTCGACTACCGACGCCTCCCAGTTGGGCATCACTGGAGAGTACATGGCATCCGGTCACTACGTTCTTCAGTCTCAAGACG atGACGCTGATGACAGTATGAACGATCATGAAGAGGGTGGCGTGAAAGAGAACTACAGGGAGCAGGACATCTATCTTCCTATCGCCAACGTGGCTCGCATCATGAAGAATGCTGTTCCACAGACTGGAAAG ATTGCAAAAGACGCCAAGGAGTGTGTGCAGGAGTGCGTGAGCGAGTTCATCAGCTTCATCACGTCAGAGGCGAGCGAGCGCTGCCACCAGGAGAAGAGGAAGACCATCAACGGGGAGGACATCCTGTTCGCCATGTCCACGCTGGGCTTCGACATGTACGTGGAGCCGCTGAAGCTCTACCTGCAGAAGTTCAGAGAG GCAATGAAGGGGGAGAAGGGAATGCCCGGGGTGTCTGTGGGTGAAGGCCTGGGAGAGGAACTGACAGACGATAGCTTCA CAAATCCACTGCCAGCTGGGATTATCACAGCAGATGGACAGCAGCAAAACGTCATGGTGTACACCACCTCATATCAACAG ATTCCCACTGTACAGCAGATCCAGTTTTCATGA